The Branchiostoma floridae strain S238N-H82 chromosome 12, Bfl_VNyyK, whole genome shotgun sequence genome segment atatatatatatatatgtcatgaATTTTCATTCATCCTTGCACACATCGTCATGAGACTACATCCATGCGAAATGAAACATCAAAGGAAAGACAATACACAAGAAATAGATACTTTGTAACGTTCAACGTTTGTTGATGTATGTTATGTTTTCTCATTGTAGCAAATTTAGTTTCCAGTCTACTTACAAGTATGTAATAATTTACTATGGTAGGTACATGagacatcatacatgtatgtagtatttACTTGTACCTACCGGCTATATTTCTATTCTATCCATACTTGATTAGATCACAAAACAAATTGTTGTTTCTACTGAGCGCCTTGGGAAAACGCTCAGGCCAGAAATCATTCGTCGTAATTCACAAGCATGTCGAAATACAATCAAAGATCAAAATATTCTTAAAACAAATGACAATATCTATAGTCggtgtttttttatatctgctCGGATAATGGGCAATTGATAAAATGAAACTTAAAAAGGATTTATGGAAAAAGTCGAATATACAAGAAAAAGGGACCTAATACGATATTTTCTTAATAACTAGAACTAACttttatatatagagagagggtATCTAACATAACGTTTGTCACCATCAGTCTATGTGAGGAGGTTTGTGTCAAGAAAAGACTATTCTAAACCATTCACCATATTGATGACACTGAAAACATGACAAATAGATAAAATATGATATCGACTTAAGTCAGAACAGGCTAACGCTAAATAGGTCGATTTAAGAACTAacgctaggtcacctttatccatagggtaacctatatccgttcttacAGAACaatgggatatcaagtcgacggatggtggtttcaaattgcaatattttgaaaatagtacaatttgaaactatcgCCCATCGACTGGATatccctgtttagcaacacaacggatataggttaccctgcggataaaggtgaactatcgttacctATCACTAACATTTCTTAGCAGTTTGTAAAATGATAGATGAGGATAATCGTTTCCCTATAACTCCAGGCCCTCCTGTTCCTGAGGTTTGGTGTTTTTGTTCGTCACGGCGCTGTAGGCCAGGGAGAAGACGTCATCACCTCTGGACGAGCCCATCCTCCTGATAGGGGTGAATAGTTAAGTTCAGTACAGTTTTaatgagatttttttaaataaactgCAAGAGGTGCCATCTTGATTCTTATATAATCGCTGTATTAGTGTATTCCAATAGTATTGTAGCTCTTAATATTGACACAGCAgagcactgggaggaccttgcaaatgacagatccagctggagattcACACTGTTCAgacagctaaaatcaggagaaaccagactgatgcgcatggcatAAAAAAAGGCAGATCCTGCTAAAAGAACTttacaacagacctgagtcagcttacacaagtatgtggcagagactgtcattctcgtatctataggactgtttagccaaaGCCGACACTGTATGGCTGAtttcaattaggattttaccatcaTGGTAAATATTGACAGAAGGGGGCCAATATAGCGTATTCCTAGATCCTGGGAAGATGAAGGTGTTCTTACCACCGACGGTATAGGAAGAAGCCACCAATAGCCCCAACAGCCAGGACAACCCCCACTACGATCACGATGGCCGCCACAGTACCGCCATTCGATTTACCTGTATGTAGGAGTGCAAATTTATACAAACAGACTTCGTTAGAACCAACATCATTTAGAACATCCATCACTTTATGTACAATGTTGATGCCATGTTGGAATGTGTGGGTGTCTTACGACAGTTGAAGGTCTTCATAGTATGCCTTAGACGGTTGACAATGGCTAATAATGGCTAATGATATCACTAATGCTTTTGTTATGTGAGAAAAAATGCATGGCGGAACCAAGCTTGTAGTACGCAATGTAGAGTACACAATGTAGAGTAACTGCGCTGTAACAACCAAGCATGGGTATTTTCTTTGCATGGCAAAACAACACATCTAGGGTTCCGGCGTTATGTGCAAACAATAGCGGGTTCAAAGGTTAAAGAGTTTGTTTCATCATCGTCgtgtaaacaaaacatgtcttaGTGAAATGATAGAAGGAATGCATCTTCAAGAACTTGATGTGTTTATAAACGTAGATCGAAAATTGTTATTGCAAAGAAAACACTTATTGTGCAGAACGTGGGACAATGTCAtcgccttcaaagaagaagctAAACTCTACAATAGTCAACAAAGTTGACAAGACATTATGTACTATATCTACTTTACTCTTACCCTTACTTAAAGACTGTGCATGAAACCGGCCTTTGGAAATGATTTTGCAAGATAAGAAGGAGTTAGACTCTACGATGGTCAACATAGTACCTtctagttgattagacattagtAATATTTACCGTATACACTTTTCTGTTACTCTTATTTTAGAACTATACATGCATATGATTTTGTAAGATAAACATTAAATTTCCCACCTTGAGTGCTCATCTGTGGGCCCGGCACGTTTGGCTTATTTGGCGTGTAGTTGTCGCACATGTTTGGTTCGCCTGGGCTGGATTTTACCAGTTTACTGTTCCATTGGTCAAACTCTATCGGCCCGTTCCCGCCACACCGGCCCAGAGACAGGACAATGTCCCGTTGAGCTGCGGTAGTGTCGTCATACAGGGGGTCAGTACCCGGCATCAGCGTTTTCAACACCTCGTCGCTGCCTTTCCAATTTTTCGGGGAATACACTATTCCGTCTATCAGGTAGTTAAACGTTAGAGGCATTCCGACAAAGTACGAGCCGCCTGGATCGTAGTAAAGgccaatgcccccctccccactcaaGATAACGTCTTCATACTTGTCAAGTTTGTGGTCTGGGATAACGGTTGGGTTGTCAGGTGCAATGATGAAGTAACCGTTAGCACGGATGGTGTACCCGCTTAGATCAACTGCGATGTGCGCCATGTTGTTTTCACCGTTGTAGAAGACTATGAAGACGGAGTCTAGAGTAACCACCTTTTCTTCTGGGTTGTACAACTCGACAAACTCCTTGGCAGAAGAAGGGTTGTTGGCGCCGAATTCGTTGATGACGACCTTAGGCGCGTTGACTGAGCAGTTGTTCCTACTGCCAGGTGTGGGGTAGGAGACGACGAACTGTGACGAGCTGCGGGTTCCAAGACCCTTACATCGGCTCAGAGACTCGTCTACGTCGCCTGGGTTTGCGTTAGCGTCCTCGTGTAAAGCTTGCTGCCCCGGAGTCAGGGTCTGCAGGACGGTGTTGGTGCCGTCCCACGAGCCTGTGGAGTACACCACCGCGTCCAGCAGGTTGTCAGCTGTGACCTCCATCAGTTCGTACAGCCGTGAGTCCGGGCTGTAGTACAGCGCGATGCCGTCCTCACGGTTGCCCACGATGTTCTGTCTCGGGAAGACGTAGTCAGGACGAGGGACGAGGTCACCGGAGCCTACGACAAAATAACCTTTAGCTGTGATCTGTCTACCGGTCAAGTCCACGACTTGCGAGGCCCAGTTTTTATCCCCATCGTAAAAGATCAGATAAACGGCGTCTAGGGGGATGTCTTCATCACCAGGGTTATACAGTTCAATAAATTCTTTCGTATCATATGAAGGATTATCGGCAT includes the following:
- the LOC118428312 gene encoding uncharacterized protein LOC118428312 translates to MGRILFLVLLCLSSTHCGQSNDPHAEDGRDVKNHDVHVRDVDPPLIIISEVNAANPSSDNDQEFIELYNTENRAILLEGYVIVLYDGSVLQRAYDVIDLSQHAIQPHGYFVIGSSNVTPRPNLVLEKGRDILQNGPDAVALYYGTPSAYTKRMPPTRESLMDVVVYTKHANINNGPLITALVPGQLEVLESGIVDVSVSRCGGMTPLTLSLFRATYPSPGTANDCRAPPKPNVVINEVNADNPSYDTKEFIELYNPGDEDIPLDAVYLIFYDGDKNWASQVVDLTGRQITAKGYFVVGSGDLVPRPDYVFPRQNIVGNREDGIALYYSPDSRLYELMEVTADNLLDAVVYSTGSWDGTNTVLQTLTPGQQALHEDANANPGDVDESLSRCKGLGTRSSSQFVVSYPTPGSRNNCSVNAPKVVINEFGANNPSSAKEFVELYNPEEKVVTLDSVFIVFYNGENNMAHIAVDLSGYTIRANGYFIIAPDNPTVIPDHKLDKYEDVILSGEGGIGLYYDPGGSYFVGMPLTFNYLIDGIVYSPKNWKGSDEVLKTLMPGTDPLYDDTTAAQRDIVLSLGRCGGNGPIEFDQWNSKLVKSSPGEPNMCDNYTPNKPNVPGPQMSTQGKSNGGTVAAIVIVVGVVLAVGAIGGFFLYRRWRMGSSRGDDVFSLAYSAVTNKNTKPQEQEGLEL